The following coding sequences are from one Lolium rigidum isolate FL_2022 chromosome 6, APGP_CSIRO_Lrig_0.1, whole genome shotgun sequence window:
- the LOC124661486 gene encoding cationic amino acid transporter 5-like has translation MASVETPQEQYATKPAAAGRSYWRWHKDDFFPEPSFASWGAYRSALAATPLRLRDRFTGRSTDAIELGALRRRSENEMRRCLTWWDLTWFGFGSVIGAGIFVLTGQEAHDHAGPAIVLSYVVSGLSAMLSVFCYTEFAVEIPVAGGSFAYLRVELGDVAAFIAAANLILESIIGTAAVARSWTSYLASLINKPSSALRIHTSLTEGYNELDPVAVVVIAVTATMAILSAKGTSRINWVASAVHVVVILFVIVFGFIHAKPSNLTPFMPHGVPGVFRAAAIVYFAYGGFDNIATMAEETKNPSRDIPLGLLGSMSVITVIYCLMALVLSMMQPYTAIDRSAAYSVAFSNVGMHWAQYVVALGALKGMTTVMLVGALGQARYTTHIARSHIIPPVFALVHPKTGTPVNATILIAACSACIAFFSSLNVLASLLSISTLFIFMMMATALLVRRYYVRGVTTRTHATRFVVFLLIIILSSAGIAASWGAAPERWEGYVVLVPAWLLGTLGIQLMVPTARAPKVWGVPLVPWLPSLSIATNLFLMGSLGSTAFVRFGVCTAIMLIYYVLVGLHATYDVAHDEDEGIEYNNKAADAAAEKATVKTADVEKASAGDGER, from the coding sequence ATGGCGTCCGTGGAAACGCCGCAAGAACAGTACGCGACCAAGCCAGCGGCCGCGGGCAGGAGCTACTGGCGGTGGCACAAGGACGACTTCTTCCCGGAGCCGTCGTTCGCGAGCTGGGGCGCGTACCGCTCCGCGCTGGCCGCGACCCCCTTGAGGCTCCGTGACCGGTTCACCGGCCGCTCCACCGATGCCATCGAGCTCGGCGCGCTCCGGCGCCGCAGCGAGAACGAGATGCGCCGGTGCCTCACGTGGTGGGACCTGACATGGTTCGGGTTCGGCTCCGTCATCGGCGCCGGCATCTTCGTGCTCACCGGGCAGGAGGCGCACGACCACGCCGGGCCCGCCATCGTGCTCTCCTACGTCGTCTCCGGCCTCTCCGCCATGCTCTCGGTGTTCTGCTACACCGAGTTCGCCGTGGAGATCCCCGTGGCAGGGGGCTCCTTCGCGTACCTCCGCGTCGAGCTCGGTGACGTAGCGGCCTTCATCGCCGCCGCGAACCTCATCCTCGAGAGCATCATCGGCACGGCCGCGGTTGCGCGCTCCTGGACGTCGTACCTCGCGTCGCTCATCAACAAGCCGTCGAGCGCGCTTCGCATACACACCTCGCTCACCGAGGGTTACAACGAGCTGGACcccgtggcggtggtggtgatcgCGGTCACCGCGACCATGGCCATACTGAGCGCCAAGGGCACATCCCGCATCAACTGGGTCGCTTCCGCGGTCCACGTGGTGGTGATACTGTTCGTGATCGTGTTCGGCTTCATCCACGCGAAGCCGAGCAACCTGACCCCGTTCATGCCGCACGGCGTGCCTGGCGTGTTCCGGGCGGCGGCGATCGTGTACTTCGCGTACGGCGGGTTCGACAACATCGCGACCATGGCGGAGGAGACCAAGAACCCGTCGAGGGACATCCCGCTGGGGCTCCTGGGATCCATGTCGGTGATCACGGTCATCTACTGCCTGATGGCGCTTGTGCTGAGCATGATGCAACCGTACACGGCGATCGACCGGAGCGCGGCCTACTCGGTGGCGTTCAGCAACGTGGGGATGCACTGGGCGCAGTACGTGGTGGCGCTGGGCGCGCTCAAGGGGATGACGACTGTGATGCTGGTGGGGGCGCTGGGGCAGGCGCGGTACACGACGCACATCGCGCGGAGCCACATCATCCCGCCGGTgttcgcgctggtgcacccgaagACCGGCACGCCGGTGAACGCCACCATACTCATCGCCGCCTGCAGCGCCTGCAtcgccttcttctccagcctcAACGTGCTCGCCAGCCTGCTCTCCATCAGCAcgctcttcatcttcatgatgatGGCCACCGCGCTCCTGGTCCGCAGGTACTACGTCAGGGGCGTGACGACGCGGACGCACGCGACGCGGTTCGTGGTGTTCCTGCTCATCATCATCTTGTCGTCGGCGGGCATCGCGGCGTCCTGGGGCGCGGCGCCGGAGCGGTGGGAGGGGTACGTGGTGCTGGTGCCAGCGTGGTTGCTGGGGACGCTTGGGATCCAGCTCATGGTGCCCACAGCGCGCGCGCCCAAGGTGTGGGGCGTGCCGCTCGTGCCGTGGCTGCCCTCGCTCTCCATCGCCACCAACCTCTTCCTCATGGGCTCCCTCGGCTCCACGGCCTTCGTCCGCTTCGGCGTCTGTACCGCCATCATGCTCATCTACTACGTTCTCGTCGGCCTGCACGCCACCTACGACGTCGCGCACGATGAAGACGAGGGGATAGAGTACAACAACAAAGCTGCTGATGCTGCCGCTGAGAAGGCGACGGTCAAAACGGCCGATGTGGAGAAGGCTAGTGCGGGAGATGGTGAGCGCTAA